CCTAAACCGGAACCTAAACCGGAACCTAAACCGGAACCTAAACCGGAACCGGAATCCAAAACCAGTCAAACGCCGCCGCCAACGTCTCCTCCGGCCAAAGAACTGGCGCCGCAACCGCCGAAATATTCGGTGGCCGAACGCATCAAAGCCGAAGAACGCTATATGGCGGAGCTCAATCAGCAACTGGCGATGCTGGCGCAAGAGCATTATCCACGTCGTGCCAAACGTCGCCATCAACAAGGCATGGTGACGCTGCGATTCACCTTGCATGCCGACGGACGCATTACTGAAGAATCCATCGCGACACCCAGCCACTACGGGCTTTTGAACGACGCCACCCTGGACATCATCCGAACGTCACTCAACCATCGCTACAAACCGTTTCCGGAAGAAATGGGCACCTCACCGAGAGTGATTGAAGTGCCGATTGAATACATTTTGCGTTAGCGTAAAGTAGTTCGCCGGCCAAGGCTGGTTTCAGTCGACATTTTTGATAAAATGGCGTTTCGCAAAAACTGAGTGGACACTATGAATTATCAACCCGCCGAAAAATCGATTGCCGACGTCCAAGCCGACTTGGTCAAACGCTTCACCCATTTCGACAACTGGAAAGACCGTTACAAATACCTGATCGACATGGGCAAAGTGTTACAAAAAATGCCGGACGAATACAAAACCGAAGACAATCGTATTCACGGCTGCCAATCGCAAGTCTGGATTCACATTGAAGAGAAAGATGGCGTGCTTTATATGGAAGCCATGTCCGATGCCGCCATCGTTTCCGGGCTCATTGCCTTGTTGTTGAAAATTTATAACGGCCGCACACCTAAAGAAATCAAAGAAGCGCCGCTCGACTTCCTGGCCGACATCGGGCTACTACAACATTTGTCCGCCAACCGCTCCACTGGTTTGTATCACATGATCAAACGCATCCAATCGGAAGCCTCGGCTCGCCTGTAATCTCAAAGAGTACTTCTCACCAGGCCTGGCCATTTTCAGCAAAACCAGCGGATAATAAAAAAGGGCTCTGAGAGCCCTTTTTTAATGCCTTGACGCTTAATCTTTCAACCCATCAACTCAGTCATTGATATTTTCATCGTAATTGTCAATGAAATCGGCTTTCGAGACATCATTAATCATGATCTCAATCTCCTGACCGTTTTTGGTATTGGAAGCATCAATCGTCACTTTCAGGTCGTTTCCATCGCCTTCGCCGTCGGAGAAGTTCAAGTAGGTCTCCAAGTTCGCGGCATCCAAGTCAATGGAATCTTTCAAAACTTCCGACAAATCCAGAACGTCCACACCATCTTCAAAGTCGGTGATAGTGTCCATACTGTCTTCGTCCTGAGCGATTCGGAAGGTATCGGCACCCGCGCCACCCGTCAACTCATCGCTGCCGGTTCCGCCGACAAGGACATCATCCCCTTCACCGCCGAACAAGAAGTCCGCACCGCCGAGACCGTAAATCACATCATTACCGTCGCCTCCGACCAGTGTTTCACCATCGGCCGAACCATCAATGGAACCGCTTGAATCCACCGTCACATCCGGAGTGACCGTTGTGGAGGACACAGTGGAAGTCTCTTCCGTATCGGTCAAGATGGAATACGCTTCCACCGTCACCGTTGGGAAATTGCCATCCACCGAACCGGTCACCAGAGAAATACCGGACGATTGCAGATTGGCAATCGCCGTCGTGTAGTCCGGAGTGGTCGGTTCGGCCAACGTAATCACCCAATCGGTTCCATCCTGTTCCAGCGTCGCGCCCGGCAAATTGGAAATATCCACCGTCGAAACACTCGAGCCCATGCCGGATAACTTGATGGCCAGGGCTTCCGAACCGTCATTATCCAACAAATCCAATCCGGCCAACAACACCGGAATACTGTAACCCGAACCGACAACCGTTTTATCGGCAACCGAGGTTACCGACGTCGGGCCGGTCACACCACTGGCTTTAGACTCCAAACGCATTTCGAAAGTACCGTTCGTAGAGCTGACACTTCCATCGGCATTGTGGTTATTGGACGATTCCACCGTCCAGGCGGTGACATCGATATCATGCGAACCTTTAAAGCCAACCGGCGGCGTAACGGCAATATCGTTGACTTTGTCATAAGCCACACCCGTCACCGTGTAAACGCCCGAATCATAAGTCACGTTGCCGTAAGCCACGCCATCCACCGTAAAGACCATACCATCCGGCAAAGTCTCGCCATTACCGGTTAAGGTAAAGCTCACGGTTTCCGAACCGTCGACATCGTCCAGGTTCATATTCAAGTTGATGGCGACCTCACCACTTTCG
The nucleotide sequence above comes from Hydrogenovibrio thermophilus. Encoded proteins:
- a CDS encoding energy transducer TonB, producing the protein MAERIKAEERYMAELNQQLAMLAQEHYPRRAKRRHQQGMVTLRFTLHADGRITEESIATPSHYGLLNDATLDIIRTSLNHRYKPFPEEMGTSPRVIEVPIEYILR
- a CDS encoding SufE family protein codes for the protein MNYQPAEKSIADVQADLVKRFTHFDNWKDRYKYLIDMGKVLQKMPDEYKTEDNRIHGCQSQVWIHIEEKDGVLYMEAMSDAAIVSGLIALLLKIYNGRTPKEIKEAPLDFLADIGLLQHLSANRSTGLYHMIKRIQSEASARL